The following DNA comes from Acholeplasma equirhinis.
TATTAATAGATATCTTAGAAAAACGATTCGACCAGATTGATTATGATATTGCCAAATCCGATGTTAGACCATTTATTAAAGATCAGTCTAGTTTAGACCTTTGGAGTAGCGAATTTTTTAAATCCATTACTAAGCAAATTAAAGTAGATTTAGAGGATAATAATGTTTAAACCCAAACAACTTAAAATAGGTGACATACATTTGCCACATTATCATCCATTCGGAAAAGAACATCCACATGCTTTATTCATAATATATAATAAGTAGGAGGTATTCATGCTTAATAAAAAAGAAATAAGAAAGAAATTAAGCAAAAAATTTAATCCAAGGTTAGCAAGTATCTCAGACCTTAATGAAATTCGTGGAGATAGATTTAAGCAACATAGTGTATATAATCACGAAAATATGGATTTAATTGACATTACTGAAGGTGTGATTTAAAACACATGGAAAGAACTTGTAGAACGCTATGATATTTTTGTTTTTGACAGTGAAGAATCCAAAATAATCGATGATTATGAGTACGGAGAAAATGATGGATATACATGCAATTTTCTAGTTGTTGAATATGATGAACATGATGTGATAACACAGTACTTTATCTGGAATGGCTATAGCAATATAACAAAAGAATCACTTGAGATATTAAACCAATTTAAATAAGATCATATGAAAAATCCTTTGTTTATTGTGCAACTTAAATGGATTAAGGATTTATTCTTTTATGGAGATGAGATAATTATGACGCTCATTTATAGTTTTAGATTAAAACCTATAAATATGTTACTTTGGCATTATAGATGGTTTTCAACCATGTAAAGGTAAACATATTTTAGTCGATTTTGATGTTACTTTGATACACACAACCTTGATTTTGCAAGCAATCTAGTCGTATCAACGCACGTTGAAAACATCGTATTGCTTTCATTAAAAACGGCTTAACAAAGCCATTTATAAAATAGAAAAAGAAGCATTTATCCCTTAAAAACTGGGTTAAATGCTTCTTTTTTATGAACTAATACTAAAAGACGACCTGAATTCAACAGGATGATATCTGATACCTTAGCAGGCAAGATTGACCTCATCATTACAAAGTCCATCTCAAGATTCGCACGTAATACGCTTGATACAATATCCTTTGTTAGAAAATTAAAAGATAAAGGAGTCGAAGTTTTCTTTGAGAAAGAGAACCTATGGACCTTAGATCCAAAGAGCGAACTCATTCTGACCATTATGGCTTCGATCGCACAAGAGGAATCAAGATTGATTAGTCAAAACGTCACTTGGGGTAAGAGAGCTAGTTTTCAACAAGGAAAAGTATCATTTGCCTATAAGCGATTCTTAGGTTATAAAAAAGAAAACAAGAAAATAGTAATTGATGAAGACGAAGCCATCATTGTTAAGTTAATATATCGTATGTTTTTAGTTAAAGGGAAGTCAATCACTGGAATCGCAAATCATCTTACTAAACTAAATGTTAAGACGCCAAGTGGGAAATCAACTAAATGGACAAAGAATACCTTAAACTCGATTCTTACAAATGAAAAGTATAAGGGCGATGCTTTACTACAAAAAAACTATACCGAAGATTATCTAAGTCAGAAACTTGTAAAAAATACTGGTCAAATTCCTCAATACTATGTTGAAAACAATCATCCTGCTATCATTGATAGAGATACATGGGAATCTGTCCAGATAGAGTTGGCAAGGAGGGATGCGCTAGGAGCTAAGTACTCATCAAATGATATATTTGCTTCAAAGTTAGTCTGTGAAGACTGCGGTGGTTTTTATGGCCAAAAGAAATGGCACTCCAATACCAAATACTCAAGGTTCATACATCAGTGCAATCGCAAGTTTGAAAAAGGTAAAGATAAATGTACGACTCCAAATCTAAAGGATAACGAGATAAAGCATAAATTTATTGAAGCTTACAACATAACCATGCAAGACAAGAAAAGAATTATTGATGATACAAATGCGATGATTGCACTCCTTACTGATACAACTCAATTAGATAATCAGATTGATGACTTATACGATGAGATGGTTGTGACTACTGAACTCATAAATAAACTAATAAAAGATAACTCAAAACCAAACATGGATCAAGATGAATACGATAAAAAGTACATGGAACTCACAAAGAGGTATGAACAAGCCAAGAATCGTCAAGAAGAACTCATAGATAGTAGAACCAATAAAAAGACACAAGAACTTAATATGAAAACATTTGTCGCAAATTTGAGTAAAGCAGACGATAAAATAACAGCATGGAATGAATCAATATGGATGTTATTAGTTAAAAGTGCAATAGTACATAGAGATAAAAACATAACATTTAAACTCAACAACGGGAAAGAAATTAGAAGCTAATTAAAGTAAATTAGGCGCCATACAGCTAATATTAGTTGTGTGGTTTTTACGTATTCTATTTATGATGTAGATTGAGGTTTTATAAATAGAATAAAAATGTTATAATTTAAATAACCAAAAAACAAAAAGAAAATGATGATAATTACTAAAAATAGGAGTTAAGATGGATAATTTTGATGTCGTAATTTCAGCCGTAAAAATCGTAGAGAAAATACTTAACTTCCCTGCTCCAGAGTTATTTATTATAGAACAGAACCAACTGTCTAATAGTGAAATAACTGGCATGTATAAATTTGATGACAACGAGATTATATTTAACGAAGATTGGGTTTTAAGAAGTGATTGGACTGAAGTTATCATTACTGCTTTTCACGAGATGAGACACGCATATCAAGGTTACTGTCTACGCACCCAAAGCAGAGAGCCGCAATCGACATTAGATAAATGGGAGTACGAAACACTAAACTATATAATGCCTTCAGGCAAAAACAACGAGATTGATGATGAATCGTATCATAAACAGGAAATAGAAATAGATTAGATCCATCTTTTAAAGTAATTGTACAAAATAAATTCGATATTTTTGAAATAGATTTTTATTGAAAAAAATACCATAGATTTAATACATTATAAAAATCAAGTTAAAAGATATTATATTAAGCAAGAGGTTGAACCAATCTCTCTATAATCCAAATGAAAATCAATCAACTTCACCTAATGAAAAAAATAGTAATGTAATATTTACATCAAAAAAATTGTTTAATATAAAGAATGTCTAATAAAAATACTGCAAAAGGATAAGTGAAATGAAGAAAAACTGGCTAGTCATATTTGAAATAATTATATACATAGGTGTAATATTAATTTTCAATTTTTTTTTAAATGATATTTATGTAAGTATAAGAGGTTATAAAAACTATTTTAATAGTATGCCACTGGACTTTATTATTATCTATAAAACACTTCTTTATTTTATACCAATATTAATACTAATCATTTTATTTAAATTAATAATTAACAAACAAAAAAAGACTGGTATTAATGGTATTTATAGGTTAATAAAAAAGATATTAAAACCACATAAATTAGTTTCTATTTTAGTAATAATAGTGTCTATAGTATTATTATTTTCATATACAATAATCAATATTCATGATTTATTTATTTATTTTCCAACTGACGCTCCAGGTGCGGAGAATATAGTAAGATATGAAGGTATTTATGAAAAAATCAATATTATTTCAGATGATGGAAATCAATATAATGGATGGGCATTAATTGATGAATCTAACACTGAAACAATAATTTATTATGGTGGTAATGCTCAATTATCGGCTGTTTTCTTTATGAATCAAAATGAGTTAAAATGGAGAGATTATCAAGGATTTAATTTTGTTATGGTAGATTATCCAGGATACGGGTTAAGTAGTGGAATACCTAATGAAAACGATATTAATGAAATGTCACTTAGCGTTTATGATTATGTAAGTAAGATGAAGTATGTAGATTCGAGTAAAATAGTTGTTATGGGTTTTAGTTTAGGAA
Coding sequences within:
- a CDS encoding zinc ribbon domain-containing protein — protein: MARRDALGAKYSSNDIFASKLVCEDCGGFYGQKKWHSNTKYSRFIHQCNRKFEKGKDKCTTPNLKDNEIKHKFIEAYNITMQDKKRIIDDTNAMIALLTDTTQLDNQIDDLYDEMVVTTELINKLIKDNSKPNMDQDEYDKKYMELTKRYEQAKNRQEELIDSRTNKKTQELNMKTFVANLSKADDKITAWNESIWMLLVKSAIVHRDKNITFKLNNGKEIRS
- a CDS encoding alpha/beta hydrolase; amino-acid sequence: MKKNWLVIFEIIIYIGVILIFNFFLNDIYVSIRGYKNYFNSMPLDFIIIYKTLLYFIPILILIILFKLIINKQKKTGINGIYRLIKKILKPHKLVSILVIIVSIVLLFSYTIINIHDLFIYFPTDAPGAENIVRYEGIYEKINIISDDGNQYNGWALIDESNTETIIYYGGNAQLSAVFFMNQNELKWRDYQGFNFVMVDYPGYGLSSGIPNENDINEMSLSVYDYVSKMKYVDSSKIVVMGFSLGTGVASYVGSQRNVYKLILVSPYTSLIDVFNARFPVFYGPFELLIKSKFKTIERIENIDSDVLIIYSLNDEVIPYRFSKQVVDKGKNIESLVLEEESHNNILNNESVFIKISEFIR